A window of the Helianthus annuus cultivar XRQ/B chromosome 4, HanXRQr2.0-SUNRISE, whole genome shotgun sequence genome harbors these coding sequences:
- the LOC110933043 gene encoding uncharacterized protein LOC110933043, translating to MVLKITAWNVRGPSNAANQNALKRHLASDDYKVCGALETHLSQVKLQATCNHIFGSWLWDSNAGMCRGGCRIIISWDPNVVNLMVVDRHPQAMHCFIEPLDSTAGFYCTFVYAHHRMVPRRECWKMLNLHKLAVQDLPWLLLGDFNAIVDPAERSTGLKHTWNQSPGKVDGLLKKLDRAMSNHKFITEFPLAFAQFLPFLKSDHTPIVVSLPDIPSPKPKPFRFPNYLVYKTDFIPTVKNAWDKPVVGCQMYCVVSRLKALKKDLRKLNFKQGNLFEKVKKLQVELESIQTEIVLHPENQELRDEEAGFLCAYKEAVRDEELFLQQKAKVT from the exons ATGGTGCTTAAAATTACTGCCTGGAATGTAAGGGGGCCGTCCAATGCGGCTAACCAGAATGCTCTTAAGAGACATCTTGCTTCAGATGATTACAAAGTCTGTGGAGCTCTCGAAACACATCTTTCTCAGGTAAAGCTCCAGGCTACGTGTAATCACATTTTTGGAAGTTGGCTTTGGGATTCGAATGCTGGTATGTGTCGTGGTGGCTGTCGTATCATTATTAGCTGGGATCCAAATGTTGTTAACCTTATGGTCGTGGATAGACACCCGCAAGCTATGCATTGCTTTATTGAGCCTCTTGATAGCACGGCTGGTTTCTACTGCACTTTTGTCTATGCCCACCATAGAATGGTTCCTCGAAGGGAATgctggaaaatgcttaacctgcaCAAGCTTGCTGTCCAAGATCTTCCTTGGCTGCTACTAGGTGATTTCAATGCTATTGTGGACCCTGCTGAAAGATCTACGG GTTTGAAACACACGTGGAACCAAAGCCCAGGTAAAGTGGACGGCTTGTTAAAGAAGCTTGATCGTGCTATGTCGAATCATAAATTTATTACTGAGTTCCCTTTAGCATTTGCCcagtttcttccttttctcaagTCAGACCATACCCCTATTGTTGTTTCCCTCCCTGATATCCCTAGTCCTAAACCGAAACCTTTTAGATTCCCTAATTACCTGGTGTACAAAACAGATTTCATCCCCACTGTAAAAAATGCTTGGGACAAGCCTGTTGTTGGCTGTCAGATGTACTGTGTAGTCTCTAGATTAAAGGCGCTGAAGAAGGATCTGAGAAAACTGAACTTCAAGCAGGGGAATCTGTTTGAGAAGGTCAAAAAATTGCAAGTTGAGCTGGAAAGTATTCAGACGGAAATTGTGCTTCACCCTGAGAATCAGGAGCTCCGGGATGAGGAGGCAGGTTTCCTCTGTGCTTATAAAGAGGCGGTGCGTGATGAGGAACTCTTTCTCCAACAAAAAGCCAAAGTTACATGA